A region of the Tachyglossus aculeatus isolate mTacAcu1 chromosome 12 unlocalized genomic scaffold, mTacAcu1.pri SUPER_6_unloc_3, whole genome shotgun sequence genome:
GTACTGTGGATGGCCAGCAGATTGTCCCGATAGAGGTCTAAAGATCAATAGCATTGCTAGGCAAGAGGGATCACCTTGGGAAATGCTTTAACATATATTTGAaaggaataaataattaattattattaatcataaaaataataataatgataagtctgTACTGTGTACCAAGTATCATACTGAGGTAAATATGTTaacaagatcagacacagtccctgtcccatatgtggcttacAATATAATGAAAAGAGAGACCAtgtacttaatccccactttacagatgaggaaactgaagcagagagcagtgaagtgctTTGTCTGAGTTCACATAgtagacaatcaattaatcaatcaatcgtatttattgagcgcttacagtgtgcagagcactgtactaagcgcttgggaagtacaagttggcaacatatagagacagtccctacccaacagtgggctcacagtctaaaagggggagagcaagtAGAGGAGCCATGTTTAGAGGAAATcctgttgactcccagcccagaaaTTTATCCTGGAGCCCCTGTCCTCAGCTCGAAGATTTATATATGGTGCCTTGAAATGTGCCTGGAGAAAGAAATTTCCTCTCTGTGATGGTCCAGTTTCTGACCCTGCCACATTGTCTCCTTCTGCTGTTCTCCATCAAGCAACCACCTCCACCCTTTTGTTGTTCAAAACCGAATATATTTCTTAGTGCTCTTGGCTCTGGCCACACACCAGCAGGGGTCAAATCCCAGTCTGTATTTTGTCAGCTGTGGTTGCTATCTAGGTCTGAGGGTCATGGCGGGTGGATTTCcttatagagaagagaagcaggctGAGAGCCAGCTGCTAAAGCACCCAAAGCATGAAGGTCGGGTCTGTCAGTTATGGGAATCTGCTTCCCCTCAGCTGGAAAGAGTGGATATTCTTTTACAGGCTGTACAAGAACACGGGCTCTGAGAAATCAGATTGTACGGCCTTCCAGAGCCTCAGAGAGAAGGTCCAGGGCGTGTCTTCCGGGACAGAGCCTCCTGCTCCATACCCTCACTGCCCTTCACCGGCAGGGGGAAGATGTTTTGGCCCGGAACGACTTTCTCCCAAGGCCCGGAGTCTGGAACCCAACCTGCCCAGAAGAGCAGATCATGGAAACTTACATCCTCCTCGATGACAAAAATTTCCTCCAGCTTAAGACACCCGACTCTACCTCGAGGCAAAGGGCCTCCAACTCGTCAGCTCGAGGAGAAGGATCAACGTCTGAGGGAGCAGAGCCTCGCACGCTCTGGCCATGGACGAATGGCGGGTCCCGAAGAGGAAGCCCTTGAGAAAACGGAGCCAAAATCTGCCAAGTTGCAGACTAAGACTAGGGTGACTATGACCTCCTGCCagccccctctcctcagccccaacAGTTATAGCTCCCTGGATCTGAGAATTCCAACCTCTTCCACCAGCCCTGTTCCCAAGCAGAGTGAAGCCGAGGGACCGACAGCATCGTCCCTAGAGCAGGGATACCCAGAGAGCCGCATGCTTCAGGTGGGAGGGCAGGATGCCCACCAAGAAGACGTCCTTAATGACTCTCCTGAGAGGAGAAGCTTCAGCCGTCGAGGGTCCAGTCCCTCGGGGTCCTCGCTGATCAAGGACCCAAGCCGCAGGAAGGACCCAGACCACAGCGTACCGGAAGTCATGCATGGCGTTTCTAAGGTTCTGAGACTCGAGGACTCCCCCCAGGCTGAAAAGTGAAATGTGGGCACTAGAGGACCACACAGATGCAAAGCGCcatcagtctagagctggggaaatTCCTTCCTTGAGGCACAGCGATAGGGACGATACCAACACCTCACCCCCGctggcccctccttcctcactgggTCCCCCAGGTCTCTCCAGCCCCAGACATCCGGCCCCAGCCATTCCACCTTCCCCCACTCCAGGGTCCCTGGAACAAAGACACCAGAAGCCACGGAGGTCGGTTACATGGTTTgacaggaggatggagtccttCCTGGAGCTCAGTTTGAAGCCTGGGACCACCAGGGAAAAATCAAGCATGGCGACATGCCCGAAGAATCAGTTAAGGCCCTGGAAACCATCTTGAAGAGAAAGCACGTGGCTTTTCTTTCTGGGCTTTCTCTCATACGTTACCTAACTGGGCCTGTCACAGTGTACCCAGTAGGGCTGATCGGGCTGGCTGCGAGAACAGGCCACGAGCCTACCCCTACTGGAGACCATCCTGACTGCAGTGTGGCCGACTGGGTGAAGGGGGTGGCAGCTGAGAAGGCCCATATCTTACCCGCTGCTGAATGCCACCAGGCTCCAATGGACAGCGGAGAGCGCCGCCACCCCCAGGAAGCACAGAACCGGGCCAGACCTCGGAGCCAAACCGTGTGGGCCCAAGGACCGAAGAACTATGGGCCAGGTTCCCGCCCCATCAACTCATCATTCTGCCCTCCCAGGTCTGCAGGCCACTTAGGACCTACCACATCTACACAGAGTGGGAAGGAGGATGCTGGAGAAGCCCACAGCAGGGCCTCTGTCTCTGCACTGGCTGAAGAGTTCCCAGGACCAGCCAAATACAGGGGCCCCATTTCTTCCACCTTGGGCCCAGCGAGGGCCAGCAAGAGCAACCAGGCATCACCTCAAGCTTCATTTTTAGCCAGGCTGAAGATGTGGCTCAGTTCTCTCGGCAAAGGCCAGCAGTCCAACATCAGCCCCAAGGCTTGGGTGATAATGGGCTCAAAGCAGCCATGCAAGTGGAGCTCAGCATCCAGGAACAACAAAccgccctttcaatcaatcaatcatcatcatcatcatcatcaatcgtatttattgagcgcttactatgtgcagagcactgtactaagcgcttgggaagtacaaattggcaacatatagagacagtccctacccaacagtgggctcacagtctaaaagggggaggcagagaacaaaaccaaacatactaacaaaataaaataaataaaatagatatgtacaagtaaaataaatagagtaataaatat
Encoded here:
- the LOC119921544 gene encoding LOW QUALITY PROTEIN: uncharacterized protein LOC119921544 (The sequence of the model RefSeq protein was modified relative to this genomic sequence to represent the inferred CDS: inserted 1 base in 1 codon; deleted 1 base in 1 codon): MTKISSSLRHPTLPRGKGPPTRQLEEKDQRLREQSLARSGHGRMAGPEEEALEKTEPKSAKLQTKTRVTMTSCQPPLLSPNSYSSLDLRIPTSSTSPVPKQSEAEGPTASSLEQGYPESRMLQVGGQDAHQEDVLNDSPERRSFSRRGSSPSGSSLIKDPSRRKDPDHSVPEVMHGVSKVLRLEDSPRLKSEMWALEDHTDAKRHQSRAGEIPSLRHSDRDDTNTSPPLAPPSSLGPPGLSSPRHPAPAIPPSPTPGSLEQRHQKPRRSVTWFDRRMESFLELSLKPXDHQGKIKHGDMPEESVKALETILKRKHVAFLSGLSLIRYLTGPVTVYPVGLIGLAARTGHEPTPTGDHPDCSVADWVKGVAAEKAHILPAAECHQAPMDSGERRHPQEAQNRARPRSQTVWAQGPKNYGPGSRPINSSFCPPRSAGHLGPTTSTQSGKEDAGEAHSRASVSALAEEFPGPAKYRGPISSTLGPARASKSNQASPQASFLARLKMWLSSLGKGQQSNISPKAWVIMGSKQPCKWSSASRNNKLAISASALS